One genomic region from Tigriopus californicus strain San Diego chromosome 4, Tcal_SD_v2.1, whole genome shotgun sequence encodes:
- the LOC131879171 gene encoding chorion peroxidase-like encodes MEAARQLEKGGMIDSGTVEVRGADISESILDDCYETPVCDPEEPYRNMDGSCNNLREPVFGKSLTPLQRVLNPAFEDHFNQPRFAVSGASLESPRKISSNIVYLEQELSDQVSLMFMAFSQFIDHDLAHVPIQEGKQGEGIDCCLEGKKETPSTFCLSVDVPPNDEIMHWSNCMNYVRSATAPNLACVPGKSEQINQITHWLDLSLVYGSSTNESKQLRLFVGGRLKSDRTVPNTELLPPDLNTPICKGTLPCFLAGDARVNEQPYLAILHTLFLREHNRVAKTLQGLNPNWNDETLFQEAKRVVTAEWQHIIYNEYLPTLLGPNYMQVFQLWPLTKGLSQDYRDDFDPRITNEFASAAFRVSHSMIPESINLYSSDGQQTSTIQVTEMFQNVDLLRNGSLDDLIRGLAYDSSGMVDDKFSGDIINHWFGSQKSGLDLAALSIQQGRDHGIPPYNEFRRVCKIGQAKSFEDLYGTVSQENIDRLKIVYQSVDDIDLYTGMHVEEPGFNGAFVGPTFLCLIGDQFARLKKGDRFFYDLGNQTGSFLDAQLNEIRKTSMARIICDNADEIQFIQPLVFGLPSNPFNEDTSCTNTWSIPEVIFSPWKEKISGGRNSIRSGQSDPWELF; translated from the exons ATGGAAGCGGCCAGACAACTTGAAAAGG GCGGCATGATTGATTCTGGGACAGTTGAGGTCCGAGGTGCAGACATCTCGGAATCGATCTTAGATGATTGCTATGAAACACCAGTCTGTGATCCAGAAGAGCCATACAGAAACATGGATGGAAGTTGCAATAACTTGAGGGAGCCTGTTTTCGGCAAGTCGCTCACTCCCTTACAACGAGTGCTCAATCCAGCCTTTGAAGACCATTTCAACCAACCACGTTTCGCCGTTTCGGGAGCCTCTCTGGAATCTCCTCGCAAAATTTCATCCAATATCGTGTATCTGGAACAGGAATTGTCAGACCAAGTGTCTTTGATGTTCATGGCGTTTAGTCAATTTATCGATCATGACTTGGCACATGTTCCAATTCAAGAGGGAAAAC AGGGCGAGGGAATTGATTGCTGCCTTGAAGGCAAAAAGGAAACACCCAGCACGTTTTGCTTATCCGTGGATGTCCCACCTAATGATGAAATTATGCATTGGAGTAACTGTATGAACTATGTTCGTTCAGCCACTGCTCCAAATTTGGCTTGCGTACCAGGAAAAAGCGAACAG atcaatcaaATCACCCATTGGTTGGATTTGTCTCTGGTATATGGTTCCTCCACGAATGAATCCAAACAATTGAGGCTGTTCGTTGGAGGCCGTTTGAAATCCGATCGTACGGTGCCAAACACAGAACTCCTACCTCCGGATTTGAATACCCCAATTTGTAAAGGAACCCTCCCTTGTTTCTTAGCAG GTGACGCAAGAGTAAATGAACAACCGTATTTGGCCATTCTTCACACCCTCTTCTTAAGAGAACACAATCGAGTGGCCAAGACCCTTCAGGGCCTCAATCCCAATTGGAACGATGAGACGCTTTTCCAAGAAGCCAAACGTGTGGTCACGGCAGAGTGGCAACACATTATCTATAATGAGTACTTGCCCACCCTTTTGGGACCCAATTACATGCAGGTGTTTCAATTGTGGCCTCTGACCAAGGGATTGAGTCAAGACTACCG CGATGACTTTGACCCCCGAATCACCAATGAATTTGCTTCAGCTGCCTTCCGAGTTAGTCATAGCATGATCCCGGAGAGTATCAATCTTTATTCGTCTGACGGACAACAGACCTCAACAATCCAAGTGAccgaaatgtttcaaaatgtgGACCTTCTTCGAAATGGATCTTTGGACGATCTAATCCGAGGCTTGGCGTATGACTCATCAGGCATGGTGGATGACAAATTCTCTGGGGACATCATTAACCACTGGTTCGGAAGCCAAAAATCTGGCTTGGACTTGGCAGCCCTCAGCATTCAACAAGGAAGAGACCACGGTATTCCTCCGTATAATGAATTTCGTCGGGTCTGCAAGATTGGTCAAGCCAAGTCTTTCGAAGATCTGTACGGAACAGTCTCGCAAGAG AATATTGACCGACTAAAGATCGTGTATCAGAGCGTGGACGATATCGATCTTTACACAGGGATGCACGTTGAAGAGCCCGGTTTCAATGGAGCTTTTGTGGGCCCCACATTTTTGTGTTTGATAGGCGATCAGTTTGCTCGATTGAAAAAAGGTGATCGTTTCTTCTATGATCTTGGCAATCAAACAGGCAGCTTTTTAGACGCTCAGTTAAACGAAATCAGAAAAACCTCCATGGCCAGAATAATATGTGACAACGCGGATGAAATCCAGTTTATACAGCCCTTGGTGTTCGGTTTACCTTCCAACCCATT CAACGAAGATACATCATGCACCAACACGTGGTCCATTCCGGAAGTGATCTTTTCGCCGTGGAAAGAGAAAATTAGTGGAGGAAGAAATAGTATCAGAAGCGGCCAAAGTGATCCATGGGAATTGTTTTAA
- the LOC131879376 gene encoding protein l(2)37Cc-like yields the protein MAAQLFNRLGQLGVGLAIAGGVAQSALYNVDGGHRAVIFDRFSGVKQDVMGEGTHFMIPWVQKPIIFDIRSRPKNVPSITGSKDLQNVNITLRVLFRPQPDALPNIYTTLGIDYEDRVLPSITNEVLKAVVAQFDAGELITQREQVSARIDHELTNRAQQFGLILDDISITHCTFGREFTHAVELKQVAQQEAEKARFLVEMAEQTKKAAIISAEGDTEAADLLAKAFGKAGEGLVELRRIETAEEISGQMAASRNVVYLPQGQQTLLSLPQ from the coding sequence ATGGCGGCGCAACTCTTTAATCGTTTGGGGCAATTGGGCGTGGGGCTGGCTATCGCCGGAGGTGTGGCTCAATCCGCATTGTACAACGTGGATGGCGGTCACCGGGCCGTCATCTTTGACCGCTTCAGCGGCGTCAAACAGGACGTGATGGGCGAAGGCACGCACTTCATGATCCCTTGGGTGCAGAAGCCCATCATCTTCGATATCCGGTCGCGTCCCAAGAACGTGCCCTCCATCACGGGCTCCAAGGATCTGCAGAACGTGAACATCACGCTCCGTGTCTTGTTCCGCCCGCAACCCGATGCCCTGCCTAATATCTACACCACCTTGGGCATTGACTACGAGGACCGAGTCCTGCCCTCCATCACCAACGAGGTCTTGAAAGCCGTGGTGGCCCAATTCGATGCGGGCGAGCTGATCACGCAGCGGGAACAGGTCTCGGCCCGCATTGACCACGAGCTCACCAATCGTGCCCAGCAATTCGGGCTCATTTTGGATGACATCTCGATCACGCATTGCACTTTCGGCCGTGAGTTTACGCACGCCGTCGAGTTGAAGCAGGTGGCCCAACAGGAAGCTGAGAAGGCCCGATTCTTGGTCGAGATGGCCGAGCAGACCAAGAAGGCCGCCATTATTTCGGCTGAGGGCGACACGGAGGCTGCGGATTTGTTGGCCAAGGCTTTCGGAAAGGCCGGCGAGGGTTTGGTCGAGCTGCGACGTATCGAAACGGCCGAGGAGATTTCAGGACAAATGGCCGCCTCGCGCAATGTGGTTTACTTGCCGCAAGGTCAACAAACGCTGCTGTCGTTGCCTCAATGA
- the LOC131879274 gene encoding peroxidase-like, whose product MRQKCAEVVFVVSLCLALAFAQIQFGGNTRNSGFTNQNGRQSSNSVGGGRGRCSTVSGPNPGKPCIFPFTYQGVTYKGCPIDPEDSSKRWCSTRTDRSGNHVTGQGEYGHCDQSCPIHRSQSNNKRRPGSAPRSEGCAGSETCHAISACALRYRVGELLSKACVQSNGAAGLCCNDVTSNRNIAIPRLAEVVSLRGVSNEIIPNGETRRVLDIGESFFSNVTRSYPRNVLPRNSGTFTHTRLQKPKKGTQRLQRLAVIAMEAARSLRNGGKVQPNTIAVRGADTRNTVLEDCYDPITCDQSMRYRTIDGSCNNLRNPLQGREFTPLNRILDNAYSDHMNLPRLSSTGSVLTSARIVSTATNPNSNQLTSSAQNTALFMSFGQFLDHDLSHVPIQVNDGGAGINCCTEDGQFADDAEVSCFPIKLPANDQTFGGQSCMNFVRSQSSPNFECVPGATEQMNQITHWLDSSNVYGSNEEEADRLRSKVNGLLKTDFDPSGKELLPTNENESDCKGDKKCFLAGDARVNEQPNLVVMHTIFVREHNRVARILKSINPQWNDEVVYQEAKRVVNAEWQHVVYNEYLPILLGSQFMEVFGILPLNGVHSTDYRNDFDARITNEFASAAFRVGHTMIPSLVKLLTARRRQGSDSNGLSRFFFNVDTIREGKIDDHIRSIISEPIEEVDNKFTPEVTERLFDGALNGMDLVALNIQRARDHGIPSYVSYRRICLVGNARTFDDLSNVISRENIELLKRVYDRVEDIDLFVGMSMERPHTSGALVGETFLCLIGDQFARLKKGDRFFYDLKDQSGSFTLDQLEEIRKTSMARLLCDNSDDLKEIQPLAFRIPLGSTNQPTSCNDFRTIPSIDFSPWRQ is encoded by the exons ATGAGACAAAAGTGCGCGGAAGTTGTTTTCGTTGTCAGTTTGTGTCTTGCATTGGCTTTTGCACAAATCCAGTTTGGCGGTAACACGAGAAACTCTGGATTTACCAACCAAAATGGAAGGCAATCCTCCAATTCCGTTGGTGGTGGAAGAG GGAGATGTTCTACTGTTAGCGGTCCCAACCCAGGAAAACCTTGTATCTTTCCTTTCACATATCAAGGGGTGACTTACAAGGGGTGTCCCATTGATCCCGAAGATAGTTCTAAGAGATGGTGTTCCACTCGAACGGATCGAAGTGGAAATCACGTCACGGGACAAGGCGAATATGGCCATTGTGATCAATCGTGTCCAATCCATAGGTCCCAGAGCAACAATAAAAGAAGACCCGGCTCTGCACCCAGATCTGAAG GCTGTGCTGGATCCGAAACTTGCCATGCCATTTCCGCGTGTGCTCTTCGATACAGAGTGGGCGAATTATTGTCCAAAGCTTGTGTTCAATCGAATGGTGCCGCTGGATTATGTTGTAATGATGTGACAAGCAATCGAA ACATTGCTATCCCCAGATTAGCGGAGGTTGTATCCTTGAGGGGTGTAAGCAACGAAATCATTCCTAATGGAGAGACTCGGCGAGTCCTAGACATTGGAGAGAGCTTCTTCTCGAATGTTACGAGGTCGTATCCCAGGAACGTGTTACCCAGAAACAGTGGGACGTTTACCCATACAAGGCTTCAAAAGCCCAAGAAGGGCACGCAAAGACTCCAGAGATTGGCGGTAATTGCTATGGAAGCGGCTAGATCACTTCGGAATG GAGGGAAGGTCCAACCGAATACCATTGCTGTGCGGGGAGCCGACACTCGTAATACGGTTCTCGAGGACTGCTACGATCCGATCACTTGCGATCAGTCTATGAGGTATCGAACAATCGATGGGTCATGCAATAACCTTCGAAACCCGTTGCAGGGGAGAGAATTTACACCTCTCAACCGCATTTTGGACAATGCATATTCCGATCACATGAACTTGCCTCGATTGAGCTCCACAGGCTCCGTTCTCACGTCTGCTCGAATTGTCTCAACTGCCACCAACCCCAACTCAAACCAGCTAACATCTTCAGCTCAAAATACGGCTCTCTTCATGAGTTTTGGACAATTCCTGGATCATGATCTCTCGCATGTGCCCATTCAGGTCAACGATG GTGGAGCAGGAATCAATTGTTGTACCGAAGATGGCCAATTTGCAGATGACGCTGAAGTGTCGTGTTTTCCCATCAAACTTCCAGCCAATGATCAAACGTTTGGGGGACAAAGTTGCATGAACTTTGTACGATCTCAAAGTTCACCTAATTTTGAATGTGTCCCAGGGGCAACTGAGCAG ATGAACCAAATCACTCATTGGCTGGACTCGTCTAATGTGTATGGATCAAATGAGGAAGAGGCCGATCGTTTGAGAAGCAAAGTTAATGGCTTACTCAAGACCGATTTTGATCCCAGCGGCAAGGAGTTGCTTCCCACCAATGAGAACGAAAGCGATTGCAAAGGAGACAAGAAGTGTTTCTTAGCAG GCGATGCCAGAGTAAATGAACAACCCAATTTGGTGGTCATGCACACCATATTCGTCCGAGAACACAACCGCGTGGCCAGAATATTGAAGTCCATCAATCCACAATGGAATGACGAAGTCGTGTACCAGGAAGCCAAACGTGTGGTCAATGCCGAGTGGCAACACGTGGTCTACAATGAGTACCTCCCAATCCTTTTGGGGTCGCAGTTCATGGAAGTGTTCGGGATCCTACCTTTGAACGGCGTACATAGCACGGATTATCGTAATGATTTCGATGCCCGAATCACGAATGAGTTTGCCAGTGCTGCTTTCCGAGTTGGACATACTATGATTCCCTCCTTGGTTAAACTTTTAACCGCCAGACGGCGCCAGGGGAGCGATTCAAATGGACTAAGCAGATTTTTCTTCAACGTGGACACAATTCGAGAGGGGAAAATTGACGATCACATTCGAAGCATCATAAGTGAACCCATTGAGGAGGTGGACAATAAGTTCACGCCCGAGGTCACAGAGCGACTTTTTGATGGAGCCCTCAACGGAATGGACCTGGTGGCCCTGAACATTCAAAGAGCCCGGGATCATGGAATTCCCAGCTATGTGTCTTATAGGCGGATTTGCTTGGTGGGGAATGCGCGGACTTTTGACGATCTCAGCAATGTCATTTCCCGAGAA AATATTGAACTGCTGAAGAGAGTCTATGATCGTGTGGAGGATATCGACCTTTTCGTTGGCATGAGCATGGAAAGGCCTCACACGAGTGGGGCTCTGGTGGGCGAGACCTTCTTGTGCTTGATTGGAGACCAATTTGCTCGTCTCAAAAAGGGGGATAGGTTCTTCTATGATCTCAAGGATCAGTCGGGCAGCTTCACTCTGGACCAATTGGAAGAAATCAGGAAGACTTCAATGGCTAGATTGCTTTGCGACAATTCCGACgatttgaaggaaattcaaccCTTGGCCTTCAGAATCCCACTTGGATCCAC caaccaaccaacaagtTGCAATGATTTTCGCACCATTCCATCAATAGATTTCAGTCCTTGGCGGCAGTAA